The Gallus gallus isolate bGalGal1 chromosome 3, bGalGal1.mat.broiler.GRCg7b, whole genome shotgun sequence genome window below encodes:
- the EPCAM gene encoding epithelial cell adhesion molecule precursor, with product MELLRGAALLLLLCAAACAQDSCTCTKNKRVTNCRLIDNVCHCNSIGSSVSVNCEILTSKCLLMKAEMANTKSGRREKPKDALQDTDGLYDPECENNGLFKAKQCNGTTCWCVNTAGVRRTDKHDTDLKCNQLVRTTWIIIEMRHAERKTPLNAESLTRYLKDTITSRYMLDGRYISGVVYENPTITIDLKQNSSDKTPGDVDITDVAYYFEKDVKDDSIFLNNKLNMNIDNEELKFDNMMVYYVDEVPPEFSMKSLTAGVIAVIVIVVLAIVAGIIGLVLSRRRKGKYVKAEMKEMNEMHRGLNA from the exons ATGGAGCTGCTCCGCGGGGCCgcgctcctgctgctgctctgcgcCGCTGCCTGCGCTCAGGACT CGTGCACCTGCACAAAGAACAAGCGCGTCACCAACTGCAGGCTGATCGACAACGTCTGCCACTGCAACTCCATCGGCTCCAGCGTGTCCGTCAACTGCGAGATCT TGACTTCCAAGTGCCTGTTGATGAAAGCTGAAATGGCAAACACGAAATCGGGCCGCCGTGAGAAACCCAAAGATGCGCTTCAGGATACCGATGGTCTTTACGATCCTGAATGTGAAAATAATGGTCTCTTCAAGGCAAAGCAGTGCAATGGAACCACCTGTTGGTGTGTGAACACGGCTGGTGTTAGGAGAACTGACAAGCATGACACAGACTTGAAATGCAATCAATTAGTCAGGACGAC GTGGATCATCATTGAAATGAGGCATGCTGAGAGAAAAACTCCTCTGAACGCTGAGTCTTTAACAAG ATATCTTAAGGATACAATTACCAGTCGTTACATGTTGGATGGACGCTATATAAGTGGTGTTGTG tatgaaaaCCCCACTATTACTATTGATTTGAAGCAAAATTCCTCAGACAAAACCCCTGGAGATGTGGATATAACTGATGTGGCCTACTACTTTGAAAAAGAT GTAAAAGATGACTCCATCTTTCTTAACAACAAGCTAAACATGAATATCGATAACGAAGAGCTGAAGTTTGACAACATGATGGTCTACTATGTTGATGAAGTACCACCAGAGTTTTCCATGAAATCCCTGACTGCTGGTGTTATTGCTGTCATTGTTATCGTAGTACTAGCAATAGTTGCTGGAATTATTGGTCTG GTTCTCTcaagaaggaggaaagggaagtaCGTGAAAGCAGAG atgaaagaaatgaatgaaatgcatAGAGGACTGAACGCATAA
- the EPCAM gene encoding epithelial cell adhesion molecule isoform X1, translated as MAPPLRRAGGRRRSAAALYSPAGGCGCCPVLGAARLERPGDGREGSWGERCFGQRAVALQGPRGGCSALPLRPRPRESRAHGRSSLAACTCTKNKRVTNCRLIDNVCHCNSIGSSVSVNCEILTSKCLLMKAEMANTKSGRREKPKDALQDTDGLYDPECENNGLFKAKQCNGTTCWCVNTAGVRRTDKHDTDLKCNQLVRTTWIIIEMRHAERKTPLNAESLTRYLKDTITSRYMLDGRYISGVVYENPTITIDLKQNSSDKTPGDVDITDVAYYFEKDVKDDSIFLNNKLNMNIDNEELKFDNMMVYYVDEVPPEFSMKSLTAGVIAVIVIVVLAIVAGIIGLVLSRRRKGKYVKAEMKEMNEMHRGLNA; from the exons ATGGCGCCCCCTCTCCgccgggccggggggcggcggcgctcGGCGGCCGCGCTTTACTCtcctgctgggggctgcggcTGCTGCCCTGTCCTTGGGGCGGCCCGGCTCGAACGGCCGGGCGATGGGCGGGAGGGGTCCTGGGGGGAGCGGTGCTTCGGGCAGAGAGCCGTCGCGCTTCAGGGACCGAGGGGCGGCTGCTCGGCCCTTCCCCTCCGGCCTCGCCCTCGGGAGAGCCGCGCTCATGGCCGCTCGTCTCTTGCAGCGTGCACCTGCACAAAGAACAAGCGCGTCACCAACTGCAGGCTGATCGACAACGTCTGCCACTGCAACTCCATCGGCTCCAGCGTGTCCGTCAACTGCGAGATCT TGACTTCCAAGTGCCTGTTGATGAAAGCTGAAATGGCAAACACGAAATCGGGCCGCCGTGAGAAACCCAAAGATGCGCTTCAGGATACCGATGGTCTTTACGATCCTGAATGTGAAAATAATGGTCTCTTCAAGGCAAAGCAGTGCAATGGAACCACCTGTTGGTGTGTGAACACGGCTGGTGTTAGGAGAACTGACAAGCATGACACAGACTTGAAATGCAATCAATTAGTCAGGACGAC GTGGATCATCATTGAAATGAGGCATGCTGAGAGAAAAACTCCTCTGAACGCTGAGTCTTTAACAAG ATATCTTAAGGATACAATTACCAGTCGTTACATGTTGGATGGACGCTATATAAGTGGTGTTGTG tatgaaaaCCCCACTATTACTATTGATTTGAAGCAAAATTCCTCAGACAAAACCCCTGGAGATGTGGATATAACTGATGTGGCCTACTACTTTGAAAAAGAT GTAAAAGATGACTCCATCTTTCTTAACAACAAGCTAAACATGAATATCGATAACGAAGAGCTGAAGTTTGACAACATGATGGTCTACTATGTTGATGAAGTACCACCAGAGTTTTCCATGAAATCCCTGACTGCTGGTGTTATTGCTGTCATTGTTATCGTAGTACTAGCAATAGTTGCTGGAATTATTGGTCTG GTTCTCTcaagaaggaggaaagggaagtaCGTGAAAGCAGAG atgaaagaaatgaatgaaatgcatAGAGGACTGAACGCATAA